A genomic region of Oryza glaberrima chromosome 1, OglaRS2, whole genome shotgun sequence contains the following coding sequences:
- the LOC127781465 gene encoding protein ALTERED PHOSPHATE STARVATION RESPONSE 1-like isoform X2 — protein sequence MGCTHSKVEDEEAVRRCKDRRKLMKQLVRRRVELAAAQTAYLQSLRNTGATLRQFAEVESALSQQPPAGIAVHPSPPPPPPPPPPPPPPPVPVPPAYSVTSSVPPYSMTSSLPPSPRPPPSLPFSPIVIRRKKRDGELDEDDSTDDDDDTDSCSTPLPPPPPPGVEWEYLEPFAMRPLNFPSSLADRIDKEAASQVTMDDDNWVETNTEFDGYDDESVSGNVEGIVSSVQLNQAKSRALGDDNSSMVSWVTKDSDTSAMAWRSKKSLAGIAKEIDEYFLKAAASGSDIVILLDSSGGQPDPSELEANRGKNSKSAKVFSTISWSWSFKSAQANRQSSMHSSDASGYGYHGKTLEKLYEEEQKLYKLVKDEEFARLQYRKNTSLLQRLESGDHDKLHAEKVRDNIEELQARIISLEEAVGLTCLSISKLRDEELYPQIIELSAGLVHMWRNMYECHQVQNHIAQQANLLGNLPGNEPTTDTHCQATSQLEVEVSAWHSSFCNLITLQRDYVTILNQWIKLTDCLPDNDGFMKSSSGIRSLCAELQRALTGLPEKVAAEAIKTFLSVIHTIVVQQTEERQLKKKSDQIESKFHTQLEKHSNNATQNSGQPTLAKLDTFKKQVEEEKARYLNSVRTSRAMTLNNLQTSLPNVFHALMGFSGVCVQAFEGISRCSEIVASHSGAVSPAISS from the exons ATGGGTTGCACACACTCCAAGGTGGAGGATGAGGAGGCCGTCAGGAGGTGCAAGGATAGGAGGAAGCTGATGAAGCAGCTAGTGCGGCGCCGAGTTGAGCTTGCGGCTGCACAAACCGCCTACCTGCAGTCACTCCGAAACACAGGAGCCACACTTCGACAATTCGCTGAGGTGGAGTCTGCATTGTCACAGCAGCCCCCTGCAGGTATTGCAGTGcatccatcaccaccaccacctccacctccacctccacctccaccgccaccaccggtgCCAGTACCTCCTGCATACTCAGTGACATCCTCAGTGCCACCGTACTCGATGACATCCTCATTGCCACCCTCACCACGCCCTCCACCATCGCTACCGTTTAGTCCAATAGTGATaaggaggaaaaagagagaCGGTGAACTCGATGAGGATGATtctacggacgacgacgacgacactgACAGCTGCTCGACTCCTCTaccacctcccccgccaccgGGGGTTGAGTGGGAGTACTTGGAACCTTTTGCAATGCGTCCCTTAAATTTTCCATCTTCATTGGCTGATAGGATTGATAAAGAAGCGGCCTCACAGGTGACCATGGATGATGATAACTGGGTGGAGACTAACACAGAATTTGATGGATATGACGATGAAAGTGTGTCTGGTAATGTTGAAGGCATTGTGAGCAGTGTCCAGTTGAATCAAGCCAAGAGTAGGGCTCTAGGTGATGACAATTCATCAATGGTTAGCTGGGTGACAAAGGACTCAGACACTTCAGCGATGGCCTGGAGGAGTAAGAAGTCGCTGGCAGGAATTGCCAAGGAGATTGATGAATACTTCTTGAAAGCAGCGGCGAGTGGGAGTGACATCGTCATACTTTTGGACTCTTCTGGTGGGCAGCCAGATCCCTCAGAGTTAGAGGCAAACAGAG GAAAAAATTCCAAATCCGCCAAGGTTTTTTCCACAATTTCTTGGAGCTGGTCATTCAAATCTGCGCAAGCTAATAGACAATCCTCAATGCATTCAAGTGATGCCTCTGGATATGGTTACCATGGCAAAACACTAGAGAAACTTTATGAAGAGGAGCAAAAACTCTACAAGTTAGTCAAG GATGAAGAATTTGCAAGGCTCCAGTACAGAAAGAACACCTCGTTGCTACAAAGACTAGAATCAGGTGACCATGATAAATTGCATGCAGAGAAAGTGCGAGATAATATAGAGGAATTGCAAGCTCGGATAATCTCTTTGGAGGAAGCTGTTGGTTTGACATGTTTGTCCATATCAAAGCTCAGAGATGAGGAGTTATATCCTCAGATTATTGAATTATCTGCAGG GCTTGTGCATATGTGGAGAAACATGTATGAGTGCCATCAGGTTCAGAACCACATTGCCCAGCAAGCCAATCTTCTAGGCAATTTACCAGGGAATGAACCAACAACTGACACTCATTGTCAGGCAACATCTCAGCTGGAAGTTGAAGTTTCTGCATGGCATAGTTCATTCTGCAATCTCATCACCTTACAGCGTGACTACGTAACCATCCTTAACCAGTGGATTAAACTCACTGATTGCCTGCCTGATAACGATGGCTTTATGAAAAGTTCGTCAGGAATTCGTAGTCTCTGTGCAGAACTCCAGCGAGCTCTTACAGGATTACCTGAGAAG GTAGCTGCAGAAGCAATAAAGACTTTTCTGTCAGTTATACACACTATAGTTGTACAGCAGACTGAGGAGCGTCAACTGAAGAAAAAGTCCGACCAAATCGAGAGCAAGTTCCATACCCAGTTAGAGAAACACAGCAACAATGCAACCCAAAATTCGGGCCAGCCTACACTTGCAAAGCTGGACACGTTCAAAAAGCAGGTTGAAGAGGAGAAGGCTAGGTATCTGAACTCCGTGAGGACTAGTCGAGCCATGACACTGAACAATCTTCAGACGAGCCTTCCAAATGTGTTCCATGCTCTGATGGGGTTTTCAGGAGTATGCGTGCAGGCGTTCGAAGGTATCAGTAGATGCAGTGAGATTGTCGCCAGCCACTCGGGAGCAGTTTCACCTGCCATTTCTTCGTGA
- the LOC127781465 gene encoding protein ALTERED PHOSPHATE STARVATION RESPONSE 1-like isoform X1 gives MGCTHSKVEDEEAVRRCKDRRKLMKQLVRRRVELAAAQTAYLQSLRNTGATLRQFAEVESALSQQPPAGIAVHPSPPPPPPPPPPPPPPPVPVPPAYSVTSSVPPYSMTSSLPPSPRPPPSLPFSPIVIRRKKRDGELDEDDSTDDDDDTDSCSTPLPPPPPPGVEWEYLEPFAMRPLNFPSSLADRIDKEAASQVTMDDDNWVETNTEFDGYDDESVSGNVEGIVSSVQLNQAKSRALGDDNSSMVSWVTKDSDTSAMAWRSKKSLAGIAKEIDEYFLKAAASGSDIVILLDSSGGQPDPSELEANRGAGKNSKSAKVFSTISWSWSFKSAQANRQSSMHSSDASGYGYHGKTLEKLYEEEQKLYKLVKDEEFARLQYRKNTSLLQRLESGDHDKLHAEKVRDNIEELQARIISLEEAVGLTCLSISKLRDEELYPQIIELSAGLVHMWRNMYECHQVQNHIAQQANLLGNLPGNEPTTDTHCQATSQLEVEVSAWHSSFCNLITLQRDYVTILNQWIKLTDCLPDNDGFMKSSSGIRSLCAELQRALTGLPEKVAAEAIKTFLSVIHTIVVQQTEERQLKKKSDQIESKFHTQLEKHSNNATQNSGQPTLAKLDTFKKQVEEEKARYLNSVRTSRAMTLNNLQTSLPNVFHALMGFSGVCVQAFEGISRCSEIVASHSGAVSPAISS, from the exons ATGGGTTGCACACACTCCAAGGTGGAGGATGAGGAGGCCGTCAGGAGGTGCAAGGATAGGAGGAAGCTGATGAAGCAGCTAGTGCGGCGCCGAGTTGAGCTTGCGGCTGCACAAACCGCCTACCTGCAGTCACTCCGAAACACAGGAGCCACACTTCGACAATTCGCTGAGGTGGAGTCTGCATTGTCACAGCAGCCCCCTGCAGGTATTGCAGTGcatccatcaccaccaccacctccacctccacctccacctccaccgccaccaccggtgCCAGTACCTCCTGCATACTCAGTGACATCCTCAGTGCCACCGTACTCGATGACATCCTCATTGCCACCCTCACCACGCCCTCCACCATCGCTACCGTTTAGTCCAATAGTGATaaggaggaaaaagagagaCGGTGAACTCGATGAGGATGATtctacggacgacgacgacgacactgACAGCTGCTCGACTCCTCTaccacctcccccgccaccgGGGGTTGAGTGGGAGTACTTGGAACCTTTTGCAATGCGTCCCTTAAATTTTCCATCTTCATTGGCTGATAGGATTGATAAAGAAGCGGCCTCACAGGTGACCATGGATGATGATAACTGGGTGGAGACTAACACAGAATTTGATGGATATGACGATGAAAGTGTGTCTGGTAATGTTGAAGGCATTGTGAGCAGTGTCCAGTTGAATCAAGCCAAGAGTAGGGCTCTAGGTGATGACAATTCATCAATGGTTAGCTGGGTGACAAAGGACTCAGACACTTCAGCGATGGCCTGGAGGAGTAAGAAGTCGCTGGCAGGAATTGCCAAGGAGATTGATGAATACTTCTTGAAAGCAGCGGCGAGTGGGAGTGACATCGTCATACTTTTGGACTCTTCTGGTGGGCAGCCAGATCCCTCAGAGTTAGAGGCAAACAGAG GTGCAGGAAAAAATTCCAAATCCGCCAAGGTTTTTTCCACAATTTCTTGGAGCTGGTCATTCAAATCTGCGCAAGCTAATAGACAATCCTCAATGCATTCAAGTGATGCCTCTGGATATGGTTACCATGGCAAAACACTAGAGAAACTTTATGAAGAGGAGCAAAAACTCTACAAGTTAGTCAAG GATGAAGAATTTGCAAGGCTCCAGTACAGAAAGAACACCTCGTTGCTACAAAGACTAGAATCAGGTGACCATGATAAATTGCATGCAGAGAAAGTGCGAGATAATATAGAGGAATTGCAAGCTCGGATAATCTCTTTGGAGGAAGCTGTTGGTTTGACATGTTTGTCCATATCAAAGCTCAGAGATGAGGAGTTATATCCTCAGATTATTGAATTATCTGCAGG GCTTGTGCATATGTGGAGAAACATGTATGAGTGCCATCAGGTTCAGAACCACATTGCCCAGCAAGCCAATCTTCTAGGCAATTTACCAGGGAATGAACCAACAACTGACACTCATTGTCAGGCAACATCTCAGCTGGAAGTTGAAGTTTCTGCATGGCATAGTTCATTCTGCAATCTCATCACCTTACAGCGTGACTACGTAACCATCCTTAACCAGTGGATTAAACTCACTGATTGCCTGCCTGATAACGATGGCTTTATGAAAAGTTCGTCAGGAATTCGTAGTCTCTGTGCAGAACTCCAGCGAGCTCTTACAGGATTACCTGAGAAG GTAGCTGCAGAAGCAATAAAGACTTTTCTGTCAGTTATACACACTATAGTTGTACAGCAGACTGAGGAGCGTCAACTGAAGAAAAAGTCCGACCAAATCGAGAGCAAGTTCCATACCCAGTTAGAGAAACACAGCAACAATGCAACCCAAAATTCGGGCCAGCCTACACTTGCAAAGCTGGACACGTTCAAAAAGCAGGTTGAAGAGGAGAAGGCTAGGTATCTGAACTCCGTGAGGACTAGTCGAGCCATGACACTGAACAATCTTCAGACGAGCCTTCCAAATGTGTTCCATGCTCTGATGGGGTTTTCAGGAGTATGCGTGCAGGCGTTCGAAGGTATCAGTAGATGCAGTGAGATTGTCGCCAGCCACTCGGGAGCAGTTTCACCTGCCATTTCTTCGTGA